The Naumannella cuiyingiana DNA window ATCGACCAGCCGCGGTCGGTGCCCCGGTTCTTCTCGCGATCGCTCACACCAGCGCCGCCAGATACCGCTGGACGGAGCTGAACAACGGTCGGCCGTCGACGCTCGGCGAGGTCAGCTCCTCGACGTTGTGCTCCGGATGCGGCATCAGGCCGACCACATTGCCCGCCTCGTTGGTGATGCCGGCGATGTCGTGCAGCGAGCCGTTCGGGTTGTCGCCGAGATAGCGGAAGACGACGCGGTCGGAATCCTCGAGCCGACGCAGGGTCTCGGCGTCGGCGACATAGCCCCCCTCGCCGTTCTTCAACACGATGGTGATCTCCTGGCCGGGCGTGAAGTCGGCGGTCCAGACCGTGTCGGCACTCTCCACGCGCAGGCGTTGATCACGACAGACGAAGGTACGCACGTCGTTGCGGATCAGCGCGCCGGGCAGCAGCTTCGCCTCGCACAGGATCTGGAAGCCGTTGCACACCCCGAGCACCGGCATGCCTTTGCCCGCGGCGTCGACGATCTCGGTCATCACGGGCGCGAAGCGGGCGATGGCGCCGCAGCGCAGGTAGTCGCCGTAGGAGAAGCCGCCGGGCAGGATCACGGCGTCGACGCCGTCGAGGCTGTCGCTGCCGTGCCAGACCGGGACGGCCTCGGCGCCGCTCAGGCGTACCGCCCGCAGCGCATCGGAGTCGTCCAGGGTGCCGGGAAAGGTCACGACCGCGATCCGGGCCGCCATCAGGCGGTCTCCTCCACCCGGACGGCGAAGTCCTCGATCACGGTGTTGGCGAGCAGCTTCTCCGCGGCGTCGTGGATCTGCCCGAGCCGCTCGTCGGTCACCTCACCGTCGACCTCGATCTCGAACCGCTTGCCCTGGCGTACCGCCAGTCCGGCGAAGCCCAGCCGCTGCAGGGCGCCGGTCACGGCCTTGCCCTGCGGGTCCAGGATCTCGGCCTTCGGCATCACGTCGACCACCACTCGTGCCATGCCCCGGAGTCTAGGGCCTCCGGGTCACCAGGCCTCGCCGGTCAGCCGGCGGTAGGCGTCGGCATAGCGGGCGCGGGTGTGGTCCACCACCGCGTCGGGCAGCGGGGGCGGGGGCGCATCCGCGGCTCGGTCCCAGCCGGACTCGGTGAGCAACCAGTTCCGCACGTACTGCTTGTCGAATGCCTCGGGTACGCCGCCCTCGGCGCGCGAGGCCCGCCAGGCCTCGGCATCCCAGAACCGCGAGGAGTCGGGGGTGAGCACCTCGTCGGCGAGCACGATGGTGCCGTCGCGGCGGACCCCGAATTCGAGCTTGGTGTCGGCCAGCACGAGCCCCCGCTGGGCGGCGATGTCGCGGGCGTGGGCATAGATCCGCATCGTCAGGTCACGGATCGCGGCGGCGCGCCGGGCGCCGATGGTCGCCTCGACCGTGGCGAAGTCGACGTTCTCGTCGTGCTCGCCGACGGCGGCCTTGGTCGCGGGGGTGAAGATCGGCTCCGGCAGCTCGTCGCCGTCGCTCAGCCCGTCCGGCAGCGCCACGCCGCACACGGTCCGGTCGCGCTGGTACTCCGCCCAGCCCGAGCCGGTCAGGTAGCCGCGGGCCACGCACTCGACGCCGATCATCTCCAGCCGCTCGCAGATCACCGCGCGGCCGGCCACGGCCCCTGGCACCTCGGTCGAGACGACGTGGTTGGGCACCAGG harbors:
- the purQ gene encoding phosphoribosylformylglycinamidine synthase subunit PurQ translates to MAARIAVVTFPGTLDDSDALRAVRLSGAEAVPVWHGSDSLDGVDAVILPGGFSYGDYLRCGAIARFAPVMTEIVDAAGKGMPVLGVCNGFQILCEAKLLPGALIRNDVRTFVCRDQRLRVESADTVWTADFTPGQEITIVLKNGEGGYVADAETLRRLEDSDRVVFRYLGDNPNGSLHDIAGITNEAGNVVGLMPHPEHNVEELTSPSVDGRPLFSSVQRYLAALV
- the purS gene encoding phosphoribosylformylglycinamidine synthase subunit PurS, producing the protein MARVVVDVMPKAEILDPQGKAVTGALQRLGFAGLAVRQGKRFEIEVDGEVTDERLGQIHDAAEKLLANTVIEDFAVRVEETA
- a CDS encoding phosphoribosylaminoimidazolesuccinocarboxamide synthase, producing the protein MTERPVFADSLGLPLVHAGKIRELYALPDPDTLLMVATDRISAFDHVLRPGVPDKGAILTQLSQWWFDRLADLVPNHVVSTEVPGAVAGRAVICERLEMIGVECVARGYLTGSGWAEYQRDRTVCGVALPDGLSDGDELPEPIFTPATKAAVGEHDENVDFATVEATIGARRAAAIRDLTMRIYAHARDIAAQRGLVLADTKLEFGVRRDGTIVLADEVLTPDSSRFWDAEAWRASRAEGGVPEAFDKQYVRNWLLTESGWDRAADAPPPPLPDAVVDHTRARYADAYRRLTGEAW